A genomic stretch from Chitinophagaceae bacterium includes:
- a CDS encoding cysteine--tRNA ligase: MSQLKVYNSLTRQKELFKSITPGHVGMYVCGPTVSGESHLGHARPYVTFDVLYRYLMHLGYKVRYVRNITDAGHFEEEGREAEDKISKKAILEKLEPMELVQKYTNLYHWAMDQFNTIPPSIEPTATGHIVEQIGMIEQIIEAGYGYVKNGSVYFDVKKYAESHDYGKLSGRVIDDLLETTRELEGQEEKKDRADFALWKNAAPEHIMRWKSPWGVGFPGWHIECSAMATKYLGAEFDIHGGGMDLLFPHHESEIAQSTICNHTAPVRYWIHNNMITINGRKMGKSYNNVIKLTELFSGNHPLLEKAYHPMTVRFFILQTQYRSTLDFGNDALQAAEKGLKRLWEAYEWISKYDAGSTKYDAKDSELDAKVNKLVAELDEFMDDDINTAKVLANMFELVPVINGMKDKHIAADALSSTTIALMQTQLKVYIEDILGLKNISGEENDKLKAVMQLLIDLRKEAKTKKDFVTSDKIRNQLSELGIQLKDERDGGMSYTF; the protein is encoded by the coding sequence ATGTCGCAGTTAAAAGTCTATAATTCACTCACACGTCAGAAAGAACTCTTTAAATCTATTACTCCCGGTCATGTGGGCATGTATGTGTGCGGACCAACCGTAAGTGGTGAAAGTCATTTGGGTCATGCCCGGCCTTATGTTACGTTTGATGTATTGTACCGTTACCTGATGCATTTGGGATACAAGGTTCGCTATGTACGCAACATTACAGATGCAGGACATTTTGAAGAAGAAGGCAGAGAAGCAGAAGATAAAATTTCAAAGAAAGCAATTCTTGAAAAACTGGAACCAATGGAGCTGGTGCAGAAATACACCAACCTCTATCATTGGGCAATGGATCAGTTCAATACTATTCCACCTTCGATAGAGCCAACAGCAACAGGACATATTGTTGAACAGATTGGTATGATTGAACAGATCATTGAAGCAGGTTATGGCTATGTGAAAAATGGCTCCGTTTATTTTGATGTGAAAAAATATGCAGAGAGTCATGATTACGGAAAACTGAGTGGAAGAGTGATCGATGACTTGCTGGAGACAACAAGAGAACTCGAAGGACAGGAAGAAAAAAAGGATCGTGCTGATTTTGCCTTATGGAAAAATGCAGCACCCGAACATATCATGCGCTGGAAAAGTCCATGGGGTGTTGGTTTTCCCGGTTGGCATATTGAATGCTCGGCCATGGCTACAAAATATTTAGGTGCTGAGTTTGATATTCACGGCGGCGGTATGGATTTGCTTTTTCCGCATCATGAAAGTGAAATCGCCCAGAGTACTATTTGCAATCATACGGCCCCGGTTCGTTACTGGATTCATAATAACATGATCACCATTAACGGACGGAAGATGGGGAAGAGTTATAACAATGTAATTAAGTTAACAGAACTCTTCAGTGGCAATCACCCATTGCTGGAGAAAGCATATCACCCGATGACGGTTCGCTTTTTTATTCTGCAAACACAATACAGAAGCACCCTTGATTTTGGGAATGATGCACTGCAGGCAGCGGAAAAAGGATTGAAGCGTTTATGGGAAGCATATGAATGGATATCGAAGTACGATGCAGGAAGTACGAAGTACGATGCGAAAGACAGTGAACTTGATGCAAAAGTTAATAAACTGGTTGCTGAATTGGATGAGTTTATGGATGATGATATTAATACGGCCAAAGTGCTGGCGAATATGTTTGAACTCGTACCGGTGATCAATGGCATGAAAGACAAACATATTGCAGCAGATGCATTGAGCAGTACAACCATTGCATTGATGCAGACACAGCTCAAAGTCTATATTGAAGATATCCTCGGTTTAAAAAATATCAGTGGTGAAGAAAATGATAAACTGAAAGCGGTGATGCAGTTACTGATTGATTTGCGGAAGGAAGCAAAAACAAAGAAAGATTTTGTTACAAGCGATAAAATCAGAAATCAATTATCTGAACTGGGTATTCAGCTGAAAGATGAAAGAGATGGGGGAATGAGTTATACTTTTTAA
- a CDS encoding endonuclease/exonuclease/phosphatase family protein has translation MFSLDSSSPITLDKVKQRLGFKYVVAANDRAFGVHTNLKQKNERYHPFCVAIFSNHPILQWKKVQSLKEYNHTFLWADILVNTDTFRIFNIHLQSMHFGRNEYAFIENIDQQDMDNVQSSGKNIIRKMRSAYLLRASQALDVKAEINQSPYPVIICGDMNDVPNSYAYQTISKNLYDSYTEKGWGIGRTFQFLSPTLRIDYVLHSKQLELKQVQIIRPSPGDHNPVISDFKIPGN, from the coding sequence GTGTTTTCGTTAGACAGTTCATCGCCCATTACACTTGACAAAGTAAAACAGCGATTAGGATTTAAATATGTTGTTGCTGCTAACGACAGGGCTTTCGGCGTGCATACAAACCTCAAACAAAAAAATGAACGCTATCATCCTTTTTGTGTGGCCATTTTTTCAAACCACCCCATTCTGCAATGGAAAAAAGTGCAGAGCCTGAAAGAATACAATCATACATTTCTATGGGCCGATATTTTAGTGAATACAGATACCTTCCGCATCTTCAATATTCACCTGCAAAGCATGCATTTTGGAAGAAATGAATATGCATTTATTGAAAATATTGATCAGCAGGATATGGATAATGTACAAAGCAGCGGTAAAAATATTATCCGAAAAATGCGCAGCGCTTACTTGTTACGTGCCAGCCAGGCACTGGATGTAAAAGCCGAGATTAATCAAAGCCCTTACCCGGTAATTATTTGCGGTGATATGAACGATGTGCCTAATTCGTATGCGTACCAAACGATCAGCAAAAATTTATACGATTCTTATACTGAAAAGGGTTGGGGCATTGGCCGCACCTTCCAGTTTCTTTCGCCCACGCTGCGTATTGATTATGTGCTGCACAGTAAACAGCTTGAACTGAAGCAGGTGCAGATCATTCGCCCTTCGCCCGGCGATCATAACCCGGTGATTTCGGATTTCAAAATCCCCGGTAATTAA
- a CDS encoding endonuclease/exonuclease/phosphatase family protein, which yields MTAKTRIILKRFFIISNVLLSCCLLLLYALPYVNQSIFWFINLFAITLPFLLLAQLCFLVLWLFFKSKWGWAPVITLLLSWNFITALYAFKMKEPVKTGIVSDHSLRITTWNVHLFNIPFYKTSLDSSMLKKIKELNPDILTLQEIMYAKDIRHPFSLDSIMQALGFKYHAAGFEEEQYRPEKSDRTHCGVIFSKHPIIAVKTVNATDANNSDFLYADIKVKNDTIRVFNFHLQSLLFTRQDYNALSEVRKGKVENALPGGKAILKKMKIAYAMRAQQVNNILPEIENSPYPVVVCGDFNDVPASYTYQKLSHNLLDAQREAGKGIGRSFKFISPTLRIDYILSDKRMKPVNAFIDRIHASDHFPFTADFQLK from the coding sequence ATGACCGCTAAGACCCGTATCATATTAAAACGTTTTTTTATTATCAGTAATGTACTGCTCAGCTGTTGCCTGTTGCTGCTGTATGCCTTACCTTATGTGAACCAGAGCATCTTTTGGTTTATAAACCTGTTTGCCATTACACTTCCTTTTTTATTGCTGGCTCAGCTTTGTTTCCTGGTTCTATGGTTGTTTTTCAAAAGTAAATGGGGCTGGGCTCCTGTAATTACGCTGCTGTTATCGTGGAATTTTATTACGGCTTTATATGCTTTTAAGATGAAAGAGCCTGTAAAAACCGGGATTGTTTCTGATCATTCACTCCGCATCACTACCTGGAATGTTCATCTGTTTAATATTCCTTTTTATAAAACTTCGCTGGATTCATCGATGCTGAAAAAAATAAAAGAACTGAATCCTGATATTCTTACACTGCAGGAAATAATGTATGCAAAAGATATAAGACATCCGTTCAGTCTTGACAGCATCATGCAGGCACTCGGATTTAAATACCATGCAGCAGGGTTTGAAGAGGAACAGTATAGGCCTGAGAAGAGCGATCGTACACACTGCGGAGTGATCTTTTCAAAACACCCAATCATTGCTGTTAAAACAGTAAACGCAACTGATGCTAATAACAGTGATTTTCTGTATGCTGATATTAAAGTGAAAAACGATACCATAAGGGTATTTAATTTTCATCTGCAATCACTTCTTTTTACCCGACAGGATTACAACGCTCTTTCAGAAGTAAGAAAAGGGAAAGTTGAAAATGCATTGCCCGGTGGGAAAGCAATTTTGAAAAAAATGAAAATTGCTTACGCTATGCGGGCACAACAGGTAAATAACATTCTGCCCGAGATTGAGAACAGCCCTTACCCGGTAGTTGTTTGTGGTGATTTTAATGATGTACCTGCGTCTTACACTTATCAGAAATTATCACATAATTTACTGGATGCACAACGTGAAGCCGGAAAAGGAATCGGACGATCATTTAAATTCATTTCTCCTACACTGCGAATAGATTATATACTTAGTGATAAGCGAATGAAACCCGTAAATGCGTTTATTGATCGTATCCATGCTTCTGATCACTTCCCGTTTACTGCCGATTTTCAACTGAAATGA
- a CDS encoding rhomboid family intramembrane serine protease: MSYLQAERKKRIRFGEDGDSLMMLIFINVMVFVILMFIKIVYQLTPIPLDLYKTQILDWVALSHDPYTLLTRPWTIITHMISHADLWSMIGNMIFLWAFGYLLQDMMGNRHVIPVYFYGCFAGAVLYMLSVNIFPQFREAANAVGFLGGGAGVMAVAIAATVTAPDYRVFPMINGGIPIWIITLIYVIVDFAGLASFAFPHHLAHLGGAFMGFVYIKQVQSGNDWGSWMHRFYSWFIHLFDPKEKKPPKKTVKKEVFYNTKGKQPFTKKPNITQQRVDEILDKISQKGFETLSQEEKDILKKAADDASD; this comes from the coding sequence ATGAGCTACCTGCAGGCAGAACGAAAAAAGAGAATACGCTTTGGTGAGGATGGAGATTCACTCATGATGCTCATCTTTATTAATGTAATGGTGTTTGTGATACTGATGTTCATCAAAATCGTTTATCAACTCACACCTATTCCATTAGACTTATACAAAACACAGATACTTGATTGGGTGGCTCTGTCCCATGATCCGTACACATTGCTCACACGGCCATGGACAATCATTACACATATGATCAGTCATGCTGATTTGTGGAGCATGATTGGCAATATGATTTTTCTCTGGGCATTTGGATACCTGCTGCAGGATATGATGGGTAATCGTCATGTAATCCCTGTTTATTTTTATGGTTGCTTCGCAGGTGCGGTTTTATATATGCTGTCTGTAAATATTTTTCCGCAGTTCAGAGAAGCTGCCAATGCAGTTGGTTTTTTAGGTGGTGGCGCAGGTGTAATGGCCGTGGCTATTGCAGCAACCGTTACAGCACCTGATTACCGTGTGTTTCCCATGATCAATGGAGGAATACCCATCTGGATCATTACACTCATTTATGTGATTGTTGATTTTGCAGGTCTTGCAAGTTTTGCATTTCCTCATCACCTTGCACATTTAGGCGGAGCGTTTATGGGCTTTGTTTACATTAAACAGGTACAAAGCGGAAATGACTGGGGCAGCTGGATGCATCGATTCTACAGCTGGTTTATTCATTTATTCGATCCAAAAGAAAAGAAGCCGCCAAAGAAAACTGTAAAAAAAGAAGTGTTCTATAATACAAAAGGGAAGCAGCCGTTTACAAAGAAACCAAACATCACCCAACAAAGAGTGGATGAAATTCTGGATAAGATCAGTCAGAAAGGATTTGAAACGCTCAGTCAGGAAGAGAAAGATATTCTGAAGAAAGCTGCGGATGATGCAAGTGACTAA
- a CDS encoding rhomboid family intramembrane serine protease, with translation MDNIAHFAHLGGAVVGFLLVLFWNKNNRKTFY, from the coding sequence GTGGATAATATTGCACACTTTGCTCATCTTGGTGGAGCAGTTGTAGGCTTTTTACTGGTTCTCTTCTGGAACAAAAACAACCGCAAAACGTTTTACTGA
- a CDS encoding rhomboid family intramembrane serine protease has translation MTQYRGINGIPPVVKNLLAINIVIWIAQIYFRKQGIALEVWGALWGIDTGNFKVWQLVTHMFMHASVDEFGRIEFMHIFFNMLTLWMFGRILENFWGSKNFLQFYIICGLAAPKKPLSGPRSKKKQTPPPKFFFFFFRFFVGIA, from the coding sequence ATGACTCAGTATAGGGGAATTAATGGTATACCGCCTGTTGTTAAAAACCTGCTTGCAATTAATATTGTAATATGGATTGCACAGATATATTTCAGGAAACAAGGAATTGCATTAGAAGTTTGGGGCGCATTGTGGGGTATTGATACAGGAAATTTTAAAGTGTGGCAATTAGTAACACATATGTTTATGCATGCATCAGTAGATGAATTTGGCAGAATTGAGTTCATGCATATCTTTTTCAACATGCTTACTCTTTGGATGTTTGGAAGAATACTTGAAAATTTCTGGGGCTCAAAAAACTTTCTTCAATTTTATATTATTTGTGGATTAGCAGCGCCAAAAAAACCCCTTTCAGGACCCAGAAGCAAAAAAAAACAAACCCCCCCCCCAAAATTTTTTTTTTTTTTTTTCCGGTTTTTTGTTGGAATAGCATAG
- a CDS encoding DUF4369 domain-containing protein, producing the protein MKTVLFSFLLLVSSFCAFAQGYQLTVNYKPVEKGYLYLGYYFGEKKYVQDSALLQPNGQAVFSGAEKLTGGLYIIVDPEKKKFFDILIDKEQQFQLTIDTASFIISSITGSTENSFLENYKFATNQLYRNYQGWQTELVSAKTKKDSIAIQQKMNGVAIASQQWRDSFTVTHPESYLSLLFRLMKEPAYSITGAKSKQDSINAFYNYKKQYWQDISFADDRLLRTPMFEQRLNRYMESVVFRHPDSIKGGTG; encoded by the coding sequence ATGAAAACAGTACTCTTTTCCTTCCTTTTACTGGTCAGCAGTTTTTGTGCGTTTGCGCAGGGTTATCAACTCACCGTTAACTATAAACCGGTAGAGAAAGGTTATTTATACCTCGGCTATTATTTTGGTGAAAAGAAATATGTGCAGGATTCTGCCCTGCTCCAGCCAAACGGTCAGGCTGTTTTCAGCGGAGCTGAGAAACTTACCGGCGGACTTTATATCATTGTTGACCCGGAAAAGAAAAAATTCTTCGACATCCTCATTGATAAGGAACAGCAGTTTCAGCTAACGATTGATACAGCCAGCTTTATTATTTCCAGCATCACCGGTTCCACTGAAAACAGTTTCCTGGAAAACTATAAGTTCGCAACGAATCAGTTATATCGGAATTACCAGGGCTGGCAAACAGAACTTGTATCAGCTAAAACAAAAAAAGACAGTATCGCCATTCAGCAAAAAATGAATGGAGTTGCCATTGCATCCCAGCAATGGAGGGATAGTTTTACAGTTACACATCCGGAAAGTTATTTATCACTTTTGTTCCGATTAATGAAAGAACCGGCTTACAGTATAACAGGTGCTAAATCAAAACAGGACAGCATCAATGCATTTTACAATTATAAAAAACAATACTGGCAGGATATTTCATTTGCTGATGACCGCTTATTGCGTACTCCCATGTTTGAGCAACGGTTGAACCGTTATATGGAGAGCGTTGTTTTCCGTCACCCCGACAGTATTAAAGGTGGAACTGGATAA
- a CDS encoding TlpA family protein disulfide reductase, translating to MELDKFILYSRSSKTMFRYFINKFTNDYMNPKYMGLDVVFLHLFEKYYITNQVDWLEKKDKDLVFNRAYSLMGNIVGEPAAELNLLDTLDKKVNLYSIKSPYTIIVFWDPDCSHCREQVPKLDSMYRSTWKKQGIQMVGVLTDTVKTDLTKLSLVKSAWTKYIREHQLEGWVHLYQTPQMKQAEAKNNLPGFRQTYDVYQTPTIYLLDEQKRIVAKKISPEQVDEFLEFKRNNKTNQHP from the coding sequence GTGGAACTGGATAAATTCATTCTGTACAGCCGCAGCAGTAAAACCATGTTCCGGTATTTCATTAATAAGTTTACCAACGATTATATGAATCCCAAATACATGGGGCTGGATGTAGTGTTCCTGCATCTGTTTGAAAAATATTATATCACTAACCAGGTTGACTGGCTGGAGAAAAAAGACAAGGACCTTGTATTTAACCGTGCTTACAGTTTAATGGGCAATATTGTTGGTGAGCCTGCCGCTGAATTGAATTTGCTTGATACGCTGGATAAAAAAGTAAACCTGTATTCCATTAAATCGCCTTACACCATTATTGTGTTTTGGGATCCTGATTGCAGTCATTGCAGGGAACAGGTACCAAAGCTCGACAGTATGTACAGAAGCACCTGGAAAAAACAGGGAATACAAATGGTGGGAGTACTAACCGATACAGTTAAAACGGATCTCACTAAACTTTCATTGGTAAAAAGCGCCTGGACCAAATACATCCGTGAACACCAGTTGGAAGGATGGGTGCATTTGTATCAAACACCGCAAATGAAACAGGCTGAAGCAAAAAACAATCTTCCCGGTTTCAGGCAAACCTATGATGTATATCAAACCCCTACAATATATTTGCTTGATGAACAGAAACGGATCGTAGCCAAAAAGATCAGCCCCGAACAGGTTGATGAGTTTCTGGAATTCAAACGCAATAATAAAACAAACCAGCATCCTTAA
- a CDS encoding peptidylprolyl isomerase, translated as MRNILLIVFMVASFSSQSQTLFTYGTTKVDQKEFWRAYSKNNNGATDEKSIREYLDLFIRFKLKVQAAKDAKLDTLPTIKNDIAGFRAQILEQFLRNQGAGKDVITEAVDRSKTEIEAAHIFVAYDKDSTKAKAQIDKAYQQLQAGADFKKLAREVSTNAYVISSDGYIGYVSVFSLPYNLENVLYALPAGSYSKPVAGENGYHILKVISKRNSAGTLKAAQILIATPADATAAEIAAAKTKAQTVYQLAKKGDKFEDLALQYSEDKMTFQNGGLLPDFGFTKFDAGFSKAAFGLQKDGDISEPVQTSAGFHIIKRISLNPVKTDITDPLLLQEYTDKVSNDSRINIANARMKEQMLKASGYKALPYNEQQLWTLTDTMLKAKNYASFFKANQQKPLFLLKDKTVTVSDWLKFVKSQQTNPNAKLQLNYKNVMKQFVETTAEQYYKDRLETMNEDFRYQIKEFSEGSLLFEVMERKIWSVAPTDSAALVKFYTGNKTKYKWQPSVNAIVFNCSDTSVANRALLLMKKAPLKWKDYMDGFNGTALADSGRFEFNQLPVTEQRGFTTGTFTPVITNTNDGSSSFCYIVKVYNTEDQRSFDEAKGLVINDYQLLLEEQWINQLKKKYPVKVNEAVVKGMVK; from the coding sequence ATGCGTAACATTCTATTGATCGTTTTCATGGTTGCTTCTTTCAGCAGTCAGAGTCAAACACTATTTACTTACGGCACAACCAAAGTTGATCAGAAAGAATTCTGGCGTGCCTACAGCAAAAACAATAACGGAGCAACCGATGAAAAATCTATCCGTGAATATCTTGATCTGTTCATCCGGTTTAAATTAAAGGTACAGGCTGCAAAAGATGCGAAGCTGGATACCCTTCCAACTATTAAAAATGATATTGCGGGTTTCCGTGCACAGATCCTTGAACAGTTTCTGCGTAACCAGGGTGCAGGTAAGGATGTTATTACCGAAGCAGTTGATCGCAGCAAAACAGAAATTGAAGCGGCACATATATTTGTTGCGTATGATAAAGACAGCACAAAAGCAAAAGCACAAATTGATAAAGCTTACCAGCAATTGCAGGCAGGAGCAGATTTTAAAAAATTAGCAAGAGAGGTATCAACCAATGCGTATGTAATTTCAAGCGATGGTTATATCGGTTATGTATCTGTGTTTTCATTGCCCTATAATTTAGAAAATGTTTTATATGCATTACCGGCAGGTTCTTATTCAAAACCTGTGGCTGGTGAAAATGGTTATCATATTCTGAAAGTGATCAGCAAACGAAATTCAGCAGGAACACTGAAAGCTGCACAGATCCTGATTGCAACTCCTGCCGATGCAACAGCAGCGGAAATTGCGGCTGCAAAAACAAAAGCACAAACTGTTTACCAGCTGGCAAAAAAAGGAGATAAGTTTGAAGACCTTGCTCTGCAGTACAGTGAAGATAAAATGACCTTCCAAAATGGGGGCTTACTACCCGATTTCGGTTTTACAAAATTTGATGCAGGTTTCAGCAAAGCAGCTTTTGGTTTGCAGAAAGATGGCGACATCAGCGAACCTGTACAAACATCAGCGGGGTTTCATATCATCAAACGGATTTCATTAAACCCTGTTAAAACAGATATCACCGATCCTTTATTATTACAGGAGTATACGGATAAAGTAAGCAACGATTCCCGTATCAATATTGCCAATGCCCGTATGAAAGAACAGATGCTGAAAGCAAGCGGTTACAAAGCATTGCCTTATAATGAACAGCAATTATGGACATTAACAGACACGATGCTGAAGGCAAAAAACTATGCTTCCTTTTTTAAAGCCAATCAGCAAAAGCCTTTGTTCTTATTAAAGGATAAAACAGTTACCGTATCAGATTGGTTAAAGTTTGTAAAGAGTCAGCAAACAAACCCCAATGCTAAACTGCAGCTCAATTATAAAAACGTAATGAAGCAGTTTGTGGAAACAACCGCTGAACAGTATTACAAAGACAGGCTCGAAACAATGAACGAAGACTTCCGTTACCAGATCAAAGAGTTCAGTGAAGGAAGTTTACTGTTTGAGGTAATGGAACGTAAAATATGGAGCGTGGCTCCAACTGACAGTGCTGCGTTGGTAAAGTTTTATACGGGAAACAAAACAAAATACAAATGGCAGCCCAGTGTAAATGCAATTGTGTTTAACTGTTCGGATACATCTGTTGCCAACAGGGCTTTGCTGCTGATGAAAAAAGCTCCGTTGAAATGGAAAGATTATATGGACGGTTTTAACGGAACAGCCTTAGCTGACAGCGGACGTTTTGAATTCAATCAATTACCTGTAACAGAACAGCGTGGTTTTACAACTGGAACATTTACTCCTGTTATTACCAATACCAATGATGGGTCTTCTTCTTTCTGCTATATCGTTAAAGTATATAATACAGAAGATCAGCGCAGCTTTGATGAAGCCAAAGGTTTAGTAATTAATGATTACCAGTTATTACTTGAAGAACAGTGGATCAATCAGCTGAAAAAGAAATACCCGGTGAAGGTGAATGAAGCAGTGGTGAAGGGGATGGTGAAGTAG
- a CDS encoding type II toxin-antitoxin system death-on-curing family toxin produces MITKEEVLLIHNQVVLLHGGANGVRDMNGLESAIARPYQSFGGDDLYPSSFEKAAAIGESIIMNHPFVDGNKRTGYVLMETVLRLEGFKISAADDELYQFVIGISTGAKRYEEIVEWLKKNTKAAG; encoded by the coding sequence ATGATTACAAAAGAAGAAGTTTTACTGATACATAACCAGGTGGTACTGCTTCATGGCGGAGCCAATGGAGTAAGGGATATGAATGGACTTGAATCTGCAATTGCCCGCCCTTACCAAAGCTTTGGCGGGGATGATTTATATCCTTCCTCTTTTGAAAAGGCGGCTGCTATCGGCGAAAGCATTATTATGAATCATCCTTTTGTTGATGGCAATAAAAGAACCGGGTATGTTTTAATGGAAACTGTTTTACGTTTGGAAGGGTTTAAAATCTCAGCTGCTGATGACGAGCTTTATCAGTTTGTAATAGGTATTTCTACCGGTGCAAAACGATATGAAGAGATTGTGGAATGGTTGAAGAAGAATACAAAAGCTGCGGGATAA